In the genome of Raphanus sativus cultivar WK10039 chromosome 4, ASM80110v3, whole genome shotgun sequence, one region contains:
- the LOC108855632 gene encoding probable fructokinase-1, with protein sequence MAASNGEKGLIVSFGEMLIDFVPTESGVSLAEAPGFLKAPGGAPANVAIAVTRLGGRSAFVGKLGDDEFGHMLAGILRENGVADQGINFDTGARTALAFVTLRADGDREFMFYRNPSADMLLRPDELDLDLIRSAKVFHYGSISLIVEPCRSAHLKAMEVAKEAGALLSYDPNLREPLWPSKEEAKTQIMSIWDKAEIIKVSDVELEFLTGSDKIDDETAMSLWHPNLKLLLVTLGEKGCRYYAKTFHGSVDPFHVNAVDTTGAGDSFVGALLTKIAEDQSILEDEERLRKVLRFANACGAITTTKKGAIPALPTDAEVLTFLEGK encoded by the exons ATGGCTGCATCCAACGGCGAGAAAGGCCTCATCGTCAGCTTCGGCGAGATGCTCATCGACTTCGTCCCAACCGAGTCCGGCGTCTCGCTCGCCGAAGCTCCAGGCTTCCTCAAAGCTCCCGGCGGCGCTCCCGCCAACGTCGCCATCGCCGTTACGCGTCTCGGCGGACGATCCGCCTTCGTCGGAAAACTCGGAGACGACGAGTTCGGGCACATGCTCGCGGGGATACTGAGGGAGAACGGCGTCGCCGATCAGGGGATCAACTTCGACACGGGAGCAAGAACGGCTCTGGCGTTCGTGACGCTGCGTGCCGACGGAGATCGGGAGTTTATGTTTTACCGGAACCCCAGCGCCGATATGCTCCTCCGTCCCGACGAACTCGACCTTGACCTCATCAGATCT GCTAAAGTGTTTCACTATGGATCAATAAGCTTAATAGTGGAGCCATGTAGGTCAGCTCACTTGAAGGCCATGGAAGTGGCCAAAGAAGCAGGAGCGCTTCTTTCCTACGACCCAAACCTCAGGGAGCCTCTGTGGCCATCAAAGGAGGAAGCCAAAACACAGATCATGAGCATCTGGGACAAGGCTGAGATCATCAAGGTCAGCGACGTCGAGCTAGAGTTTCTGACTGGAAGCGACAAGATCGATGATGAAACCGCAATGTCCTTGTGGCATCCCAACTTGAAGCTCTTGCTTGTCACTCTCGGTGAAAAGGGCTGCCGGTATTACGCCAAG ACTTTCCATGGATCGGTTGACCCTTTCCATGTGAACGCCGTGGATACAACCGGAGCTGGAGATTCCTTTGTTGGTGCTCTCCTAACCAAGATTGCTGAGGATCAATCCATTCTCGAG GACGAAGAGAGATTGAGAAAGGTGCTAAGATTCGCAAACGCTTGTGGAGCAATCACCACGACCAAAAAAGGAGCCATTCCAGCTCTTCCCACCGATGCTGAAGTTCTCACCTTTCTTGAAGGGaagtaa
- the LOC108855633 gene encoding B-box zinc finger protein 25 yields MKIQCDVCEKAPATLICCADEAALCASCDVEVHAANKLASKHQRLFLDSLSTKFPPCDICLEKAAFIFCVEDRALLCRDCDEATHAPNTRSANHQRFLATGIRVALSSKSCSKEVEMNHFDPPNQQNAKQILSKPPAQPSVPSPPWDGDEFFRYSDLECSSNKKEQLDLGELDWLAEMGFIGDQPDDQEALPAAEVPEISVSHLAHVHSYNRPVKSTNVSNKKPRLEIRYDDDDEHSLVPDLG; encoded by the exons ATGAAGATACAGTGTGATGTATGTGAGAAAGCTCCTGCTACACTGATATGTTGTGCAGATGAGGCTGCTTTGTGCGCTAGTTGCGACGTTGAGGTCCACGCTGCCAATAAGCTCGCTAGCAAACACCAGCGCCTTTTTCTTGACTCTCTCTCCACCAAGTTCCCTCCTTGCGACATCTGCCTT GAGAAGGCAGCTTTCATATTCTGTGTTGAGGATAGAGCTCTGCTCTGCAGAGACTGCGATGAGGCCACCCATGCGCCTAACACTCGCTCTGCTAATCACCAGAGGTTCTTAGCTACTGGAATCCGAGTCGCTCTGAGTTCCAAAAGTTGCAGCAAAGAAGTGGAGATGAATCATTTCGACCCACCTAACCAGCAGAATGCAAAGCAGATTCTCTCTAAACCACCAGCTCAACCGTCTGTTCCGTCTCCTCCATGGGATGGCGATGAGTTCTTCCGCTACTCTGATCTTGAGTGCAGTAGTAACAAG AAAGAGCAGCTCGATCTTGGTGAACTGGACTGGCTTGCAGAGATGGGTTTCATTGGGGACCAGCCTGATGATCAAGAAGCTCTACCGGCAGCTGAAGTTCCCGAGATTTCGGTTTCACATCTGGCTCATGTTCATTCCTACAATAGACCCGTGAAGTCCACCAATGTTTCCAACAAGAAGCCGAGGCTTGAGATTCggtatgatgatgatgatgagcacTCCCTTGTCCCTGACCTTGGCTAA